One Thermosipho africanus Ob7 genomic region harbors:
- the hemW gene encoding radical SAM family heme chaperone HemW: MSTLFQCIYTYHFVKKKCYYCDFVSYEEGSVENYINALSKEIELYGDYLKRGIRTLYIGGGTPSYINEHYIEQLVKKLEKYLILEEFTIEVNPDSFDRQKAQFYKEIGVSRLSIGIQSFDNEVLKKAGRSHDSAQALKAYNVAREYFENVNVDFIIGLPGESWSSIEEIVKFIRENHPPHISVYLLEIHEGTILSNFYKKIPEESYNRYEVLLDFLKSEGYERYEISNFALDKNYSKHNLVYWANLDYIGLGLSSGGHIGNLRYNNVSDFETYYSMLKHDKFPRSYENENTLEREVLESIFMMLRTKWGIDRKLLPILPGFEKVIELLKKKYDFFDGQKLNEMGMDFSSIFFTNLLEIWEDFYEI, encoded by the coding sequence CTTTCAAAAGAAATTGAGCTCTATGGTGATTATTTAAAAAGGGGTATTAGAACACTTTATATAGGTGGTGGAACACCAAGTTATATTAATGAACATTATATAGAACAGTTAGTAAAAAAGCTAGAAAAGTATTTGATTCTTGAAGAATTTACTATAGAGGTAAATCCTGACTCTTTTGACAGGCAAAAAGCACAGTTTTACAAAGAAATAGGTGTTAGTAGATTAAGTATAGGGATTCAGTCATTTGATAATGAAGTTTTAAAAAAAGCTGGGCGAAGCCATGATTCAGCCCAAGCGTTGAAAGCTTATAATGTTGCAAGGGAATATTTTGAAAATGTTAATGTAGATTTTATAATAGGTCTTCCTGGAGAAAGCTGGAGTAGTATAGAAGAAATTGTAAAGTTTATTCGAGAAAATCATCCACCACATATTTCTGTATACTTACTAGAAATTCATGAGGGTACAATTCTTTCAAATTTTTACAAGAAAATTCCAGAAGAATCTTATAACAGATATGAGGTGTTACTTGATTTTTTGAAATCTGAAGGGTATGAAAGATATGAAATTTCGAATTTTGCTTTAGATAAAAATTATAGTAAACATAATTTGGTTTACTGGGCAAATCTAGATTATATAGGACTAGGATTATCATCCGGAGGACATATAGGAAATCTTAGATATAATAACGTTTCGGATTTTGAAACTTATTATTCTATGTTAAAACATGACAAATTTCCCAGAAGTTATGAAAATGAGAACACTTTGGAACGTGAAGTATTAGAAAGTATTTTTATGATGCTTAGAACAAAATGGGGAATAGATAGAAAACTGTTACCTATACTCCCAGGATTTGAAAAAGTAATTGAACTATTAAAGAAAAAGTATGATTTTTTTGATGGTCAAAAGTTAAACGAAATGGGTATGGATTTTTCCTCAATTTTCTTTACAAATCTACTTGAAATCTGGGAGGACTTTTATGAGATATAG
- a CDS encoding FtsW/RodA/SpoVE family cell cycle protein — protein MRYSIMLLVTAIFVLFIIASVALYSIDFAREYYSTGSNSNFFFKYIVYISLSMILALLIIFFLPERFIEDKKYVWFFYIIVLAMLVLPLYGPFSSYKNGARRWIEVSGNTFQPSELAKIFVIYFIAHYIKDNKEKLSSFWDGLIKPLLLISPILLLIFVEPDLSTTFIIFLTAVVMLYFGGTRFSHVLFLFVLIGLLFIFGIQLGLIRSYQIGRIKNYVSNEIPWQLEKAYEAIGNGGIIGSGPALGKYYIHVPQAESDFILATIGESFGYLGIIIVILSYLAIVTSLIKISDEIDNEFIRYFIWGFSTLMMLHVVVNTGVVSGLFPITGIPLPFVSYGGSSILSFSIGFGIIFSEIFIERGR, from the coding sequence ATGAGATATAGTATTATGCTTTTAGTTACTGCAATATTTGTGTTATTTATAATTGCATCAGTTGCTTTGTATAGTATAGATTTTGCAAGAGAATATTATTCTACTGGTAGTAATTCAAATTTTTTCTTTAAATATATAGTTTACATAAGTTTAAGTATGATTTTGGCGTTATTAATTATTTTCTTTTTACCTGAGAGGTTTATAGAAGATAAAAAATATGTCTGGTTTTTTTACATAATTGTTTTGGCAATGCTTGTTTTGCCTTTGTATGGTCCATTTTCAAGTTATAAGAATGGTGCAAGACGCTGGATAGAAGTTTCTGGTAATACATTTCAGCCTTCAGAGTTAGCTAAAATATTTGTTATTTACTTTATAGCTCATTATATAAAAGATAATAAAGAAAAACTATCTTCTTTTTGGGATGGTTTGATAAAGCCACTACTTTTGATTTCTCCAATTTTGTTATTAATATTTGTTGAACCTGATTTAAGCACTACTTTTATAATATTTTTGACAGCGGTTGTAATGCTTTATTTTGGAGGTACACGTTTTTCTCATGTATTATTTTTATTTGTATTGATTGGATTGCTGTTTATATTTGGGATTCAATTAGGCCTAATACGCAGCTATCAGATAGGAAGGATAAAAAATTATGTTTCAAATGAAATTCCCTGGCAGCTTGAGAAAGCTTATGAGGCAATAGGAAATGGTGGAATCATTGGCTCTGGACCGGCGTTAGGTAAATATTATATACATGTTCCACAGGCAGAGTCTGATTTCATTCTTGCAACAATTGGAGAAAGCTTCGGATATTTGGGAATAATAATTGTAATTTTATCTTATCTTGCGATAGTTACTTCTTTAATAAAAATTTCAGATGAGATCGATAATGAGTTTATTAGATACTTTATTTGGGGATTTTCAACACTTATGATGCTTCACGTTGTAGTAAATACTGGTGTTGTTAGTGGATTGTTTCCAATTACGGGGATTCCTCTTCCTTTTGTAAGCTATGGTGGCAGTTCTATTTTATCTTTTTCGATAGGATTTGGTATAATTTTTAGTGAAATTTTTATTGAACGTGGTCGATAA
- a CDS encoding AAA family ATPase — protein MLEKIVKNVSVVIKGKEEKIKIIVAALFSGGHVLLEDVPGVGKTMLARALSKTFSLDFKRVQFTPDLLPSDVTGLYIFDKESGEFVFNKGPIFTNVLLADEINRATPRTQSALLEAMAESQVTVDGITHKLYDVFFTIATQNPIESEGTFPLPEAQLDRFMVKLSLGYPDEAAEKEMLYSQLYEHPIVELGSVVSKEEFLNHLSNVKNVKVSDDIMRYIVDIVSATRKHKDIMVGSSPRGSIFLLNISRAYAYLHGRDFVLPDDVKYLAPYVLNHRIILSVEARIKKVDKYKVIEEILEEVKVVK, from the coding sequence ATACTAGAAAAAATTGTCAAAAATGTCTCAGTTGTTATTAAAGGAAAAGAAGAGAAGATAAAAATTATTGTTGCGGCGCTTTTTTCAGGTGGACATGTATTACTTGAGGATGTTCCCGGTGTTGGAAAAACAATGCTTGCAAGAGCCCTATCAAAAACGTTTTCTTTGGATTTTAAAAGGGTTCAATTTACACCTGATCTTTTACCATCAGATGTGACGGGTTTGTATATTTTTGATAAAGAAAGTGGGGAGTTTGTTTTTAATAAAGGACCTATATTTACGAATGTTTTGCTGGCAGATGAAATTAATAGGGCAACTCCTAGAACTCAATCGGCATTACTTGAGGCAATGGCAGAAAGTCAAGTAACTGTGGATGGCATAACTCACAAGCTTTATGATGTTTTTTTTACGATAGCTACTCAAAACCCTATTGAATCAGAAGGGACTTTTCCGCTTCCTGAAGCACAACTTGATAGATTCATGGTGAAATTATCATTGGGATATCCAGACGAGGCGGCTGAAAAAGAGATGCTTTATTCTCAGCTCTATGAACATCCTATTGTTGAACTTGGCTCCGTAGTTTCAAAAGAGGAGTTTTTAAATCATCTTTCTAATGTAAAAAATGTTAAGGTTTCTGATGATATAATGAGATATATAGTTGATATAGTTAGTGCTACAAGAAAGCATAAGGATATTATGGTAGGTTCAAGTCCAAGGGGTTCTATATTTTTATTGAATATTTCAAGAGCATATGCATATTTACATGGAAGAGATTTTGTTTTACCTGATGATGTTAAATACCTTGCACCTTATGTATTGAATCACAGGATCATTTTAAGCGTTGAAGCTAGAATAAAGAAAGTTGATAAATACAAGGTGATTGAAGAAATTTTGGAAGAAGTAAAAGTGGTGAAGTAA
- a CDS encoding DUF58 domain-containing protein has product MQIENVRLVFLTVLVLFLNFFRINGFTIFLDAFVIIQWINYSRIVNIFKDVDIDVKLDKDRVFIDEDFNLIISLCGGKILLYLSVPELGEGKVYLKDVVVLKHSFAKRGKFNIEKFFLKYDAAFFNIIKKVEKKDIQVKVFPNYEEVYFRKEKLLDLVPNVVSKIRLLEDPTSIIGVRKYEKDPIKMINWKISAKLGDIYVKQTEYTSQGRLFLGLFLNLHSQIFSKTAWRPILNKYVEDAILAANSIVKEVSARNIPVKLIADTSEGIKKEFSSDWIDYYEVLSTSYGSLEGFSFEVYNEIEREIIFNDTLLIITMFLSEKDLEKIMRIRERVSRIIILVMPYGFRRYNTKKFKSYLDIPQDIEAIKKNCAILRENDIHVIVYLENMLLQEGIELVN; this is encoded by the coding sequence ATGCAGATTGAAAATGTCAGGCTAGTATTTTTAACTGTTTTAGTTTTATTTTTAAATTTTTTTAGAATAAATGGTTTTACAATTTTCCTAGATGCTTTTGTTATCATTCAATGGATTAATTATTCAAGGATTGTAAATATATTTAAGGATGTTGATATTGATGTGAAATTGGATAAAGATAGAGTTTTTATAGACGAAGATTTTAATTTAATTATATCTCTTTGTGGAGGGAAAATACTACTGTATTTGTCTGTTCCAGAGCTTGGAGAGGGGAAAGTGTATTTAAAAGATGTTGTTGTCTTAAAACATAGTTTTGCAAAGAGAGGAAAATTTAATATTGAGAAATTTTTCCTAAAGTATGATGCTGCCTTTTTTAATATAATAAAGAAAGTTGAGAAGAAAGATATACAGGTAAAGGTTTTTCCTAATTATGAGGAAGTTTATTTTAGAAAAGAAAAATTACTTGATTTAGTTCCAAATGTTGTTTCGAAAATAAGACTTTTAGAAGATCCAACAAGTATTATAGGAGTAAGAAAGTATGAAAAAGATCCTATAAAGATGATAAATTGGAAGATTTCTGCAAAACTTGGAGATATTTATGTAAAACAAACAGAATATACTTCTCAGGGTAGATTATTTCTGGGGTTATTTTTAAACCTACACTCGCAGATCTTTTCTAAGACTGCATGGAGACCGATATTAAACAAATATGTAGAAGATGCAATACTTGCAGCAAATAGCATTGTAAAAGAAGTTTCCGCTAGAAATATTCCTGTTAAGTTGATAGCTGATACGTCTGAAGGAATAAAAAAGGAATTTTCAAGCGATTGGATAGACTATTATGAAGTTTTATCCACTTCATATGGTTCTTTAGAAGGCTTTAGTTTTGAAGTTTATAACGAAATAGAGAGGGAAATAATTTTTAATGACACTCTTCTTATTATTACAATGTTTCTTAGTGAGAAAGATCTGGAGAAAATTATGCGTATTAGAGAAAGGGTTTCTAGAATAATAATACTTGTTATGCCTTATGGTTTTAGAAGGTATAATACCAAAAAATTTAAGAGTTATTTAGACATTCCGCAAGATATCGAGGCAATAAAGAAAAACTGTGCGATTTTGAGGGAAAATGATATTCATGTGATCGTATATTTGGAAAATATGTTACTTCAGGAGGGAATAGAACTTGTTAATTGA
- a CDS encoding M3 family oligoendopeptidase — translation MKWDLTVFYETPDIEKIKKDLEDIFKRATNFVEKYEKLINENISAEQVRNYFKEFEQLMEDGLKPIQYSSLLFSENTTDKVAQQLYGISEQYGSKISEILSPLQSAFAQLSEEKLDALSKEIPEYSYAIEKIKLEKKHILSKDAERILAATSISRRDALSNLYEKLTSSYRFKIEIDGEEKELSGSQVRALRRSPDGNLRKKAMKLFFERYKADEITIGETYNIVVKDYDTEARLRNYPKPISMRNLENAVSDESVEKLIEITTENTNIVHKYYKWKAQEMNEELTLADIYAPFSSSEKKYTFDEAKEIVLDAYYSFDEKAGKIVESFFKENRIHSEIVPGKVGGAFCSYYTTQIKPFVLLNFNGNINDVMTLAHELGHGLHGTLSQKQSFINYHTPLTMAELASVFGEFLVFDKIKNELEGKEKKYFIASTLEDTFATMFRQNMFARFEIQAHELIEKNGMASFEELSKLYENELKIMFADSVKIPEEYTYEWSSIPHIFHTPFYVYAYNYANCLVIGLYQKYLEMGKKFVPKYIELLESGGKDSPERLLNKIGIDITKEEFWQGAFEFLNNMLNEII, via the coding sequence ATGAAGTGGGATTTAACAGTTTTTTACGAAACACCAGATATTGAAAAAATAAAAAAAGATCTAGAAGATATTTTTAAAAGAGCAACAAACTTCGTTGAAAAATATGAAAAATTAATCAATGAAAATATTTCAGCTGAACAGGTAAGAAATTATTTCAAAGAATTTGAACAATTAATGGAAGATGGTTTAAAACCTATACAATATTCAAGTCTTCTATTTTCTGAAAATACAACAGATAAAGTTGCACAACAACTATATGGAATTTCCGAACAATATGGCTCAAAAATTTCTGAAATACTTTCTCCACTACAATCTGCTTTTGCACAACTTTCGGAAGAAAAGCTAGATGCACTCTCAAAAGAAATTCCTGAGTACTCATACGCTATAGAAAAAATTAAACTTGAGAAAAAACATATTTTGTCTAAAGATGCAGAAAGAATTCTCGCTGCCACAAGCATTTCAAGAAGAGATGCCCTTTCAAATTTATATGAAAAATTGACTTCATCTTATAGATTCAAAATTGAAATTGATGGTGAAGAAAAAGAGTTATCTGGAAGTCAAGTAAGAGCTTTAAGAAGATCCCCAGATGGAAATTTAAGAAAAAAAGCTATGAAACTCTTCTTTGAAAGGTACAAAGCCGATGAAATCACCATAGGTGAAACTTACAACATAGTAGTAAAAGACTATGACACAGAAGCAAGATTAAGAAATTATCCAAAACCAATTTCTATGAGAAACTTAGAAAATGCTGTATCAGACGAAAGTGTTGAAAAACTAATTGAGATAACCACAGAAAACACAAACATAGTCCACAAATACTACAAATGGAAAGCTCAAGAAATGAATGAAGAACTAACACTTGCTGACATTTATGCACCATTCAGCAGCTCAGAAAAAAAGTATACATTCGATGAAGCAAAAGAAATTGTTTTAGACGCATATTATAGTTTTGATGAAAAGGCAGGAAAAATAGTTGAAAGTTTCTTTAAAGAAAATAGAATCCACTCTGAAATTGTTCCTGGAAAAGTTGGTGGAGCATTTTGTTCATATTATACGACTCAAATCAAACCTTTTGTTCTTTTAAACTTCAATGGTAATATTAACGATGTTATGACATTGGCTCACGAGTTAGGACATGGACTCCATGGGACTTTATCCCAAAAACAAAGTTTCATAAATTACCATACACCTCTTACTATGGCAGAACTTGCATCCGTTTTTGGTGAATTTCTAGTTTTTGATAAGATAAAAAATGAACTTGAGGGAAAAGAAAAGAAATACTTTATTGCTTCCACACTTGAAGATACATTTGCTACAATGTTCAGACAAAACATGTTTGCAAGATTTGAAATACAAGCTCATGAACTTATAGAAAAAAATGGAATGGCAAGTTTTGAGGAACTCTCAAAACTATATGAAAATGAATTAAAAATAATGTTTGCAGATAGTGTAAAAATACCCGAAGAATATACATATGAATGGTCTTCTATTCCACACATTTTCCACACGCCATTTTATGTATACGCATACAACTATGCCAATTGCCTTGTAATAGGACTTTATCAGAAATACCTTGAAATGGGTAAAAAATTTGTTCCAAAGTATATTGAACTACTTGAATCAGGTGGAAAAGACAGCCCAGAAAGGCTACTTAACAAGATTGGAATTGACATAACAAAAGAAGAATTCTGGCAAGGTGCATTTGAATTTCTAAATAACATGCTCAATGAAATAATATAA
- a CDS encoding sensor domain-containing diguanylate cyclase — MFEMLVIIPSLLFISPETIALLTPIFYLIFQKEHRLTRLSMRLLMYSFGTYLFYSVPHDYLRIPFFALGVIITNFMYLFFYFFKDIKLYLTAIFNSYVMISLGALLVANVYLYSEIKMSNLILFFLAYSLYLIFVILYADSFNMSILEKIEREKLKKENDNFLLLLDLAFKEKSLNFDGQLNKILEVICEISGFETALLSIMDYEKNRVIRVAGYGLEEEVFNNLKNQQVSIENVLPLFSKRFEVEGVYFIPEGSISLDEEGVYVFDDYYTDFNYEISWNPKDLLLVPLIDENSRIVGYISFDKPISGRRPVSNELKLLKFLSWFVVQFLRKTPYAKYLISKSEVNMTTYPEFVRLCDSIISENDEASVAFLDIDDFDKINIKKGPEFAEHVSNFITEYFKDIKNVYFYKLNGENFVFFMPSTNKLRALTVFGKFGESLKDKFEDVSTSIGVAYKDPGQNKSFFELLREAKEALLVAKKSGGGRTMIK, encoded by the coding sequence ATGTTTGAGATGCTGGTTATAATTCCTTCTCTACTTTTTATTTCTCCAGAAACAATTGCATTATTAACTCCTATTTTTTACTTGATTTTTCAAAAAGAGCATCGTTTAACAAGGTTATCAATGCGATTGTTAATGTATTCTTTCGGGACCTATTTATTTTACAGTGTACCGCACGATTATTTAAGAATTCCTTTTTTTGCCTTGGGAGTAATAATAACTAATTTTATGTACTTGTTTTTTTACTTTTTCAAAGATATTAAATTATACTTAACTGCAATATTTAATAGTTATGTTATGATATCTCTTGGAGCATTATTAGTAGCTAATGTTTATTTATATTCTGAAATAAAAATGTCTAACTTAATATTGTTTTTTTTGGCATATTCTTTATATCTAATTTTTGTTATACTGTATGCAGATAGTTTTAATATGAGTATTCTTGAAAAGATTGAAAGGGAAAAATTAAAAAAAGAAAATGATAATTTTTTGTTGTTGCTAGATCTTGCTTTTAAAGAAAAATCTTTGAATTTTGATGGGCAGTTAAATAAAATTTTGGAAGTTATTTGTGAGATATCGGGTTTTGAGACAGCTTTGCTTAGTATTATGGATTATGAAAAGAATAGAGTAATAAGAGTAGCTGGCTATGGGCTTGAGGAAGAGGTATTTAACAATCTTAAAAATCAGCAGGTAAGTATTGAAAATGTTCTTCCTTTGTTTTCTAAAAGATTTGAAGTTGAAGGGGTTTATTTTATTCCGGAGGGTTCAATTTCTTTAGATGAAGAAGGTGTATATGTTTTTGACGATTATTACACAGATTTTAATTATGAAATTTCTTGGAATCCAAAAGATTTATTACTTGTTCCTCTAATTGATGAAAATTCAAGGATAGTTGGATACATTAGTTTTGATAAACCAATATCTGGTAGAAGGCCTGTTTCTAACGAATTAAAATTATTAAAGTTTTTGTCATGGTTTGTAGTTCAATTTTTAAGAAAAACTCCATATGCAAAATATCTAATTTCAAAAAGTGAAGTAAATATGACTACATATCCTGAATTTGTAAGGCTTTGTGATAGTATAATAAGCGAAAATGATGAGGCATCAGTTGCATTTTTAGATATCGATGATTTTGATAAGATTAATATTAAAAAAGGTCCAGAATTTGCAGAACATGTATCAAATTTTATAACTGAGTATTTTAAAGATATTAAAAATGTTTATTTCTACAAATTGAATGGTGAAAATTTTGTGTTTTTCATGCCTAGTACGAATAAACTAAGAGCATTAACAGTCTTTGGAAAATTTGGAGAATCATTAAAGGATAAGTTTGAGGATGTTTCAACCAGTATAGGAGTAGCGTATAAAGACCCAGGGCAAAATAAATCTTTTTTTGAACTTCTCAGAGAAGCAAAAGAAGCTTTATTGGTTGCAAAAAAATCTGGTGGTGGGAGGACTATGATTAAATGA
- the truA gene encoding tRNA pseudouridine(38-40) synthase TruA yields the protein MKRFAIEFAYDGTKFFGYQGQPNVRTVQGDLEDALERIFKERIYTQAAGRTDAGVHANGQVAAFNCPIERLTETDIKNALNANLPDDIYVKKAWVVDKSFNPRFAATKRIYHYFISTNEKDVFMRNYVWNFRYDLDIEAMRKAASFLEGEHDFSSFKKGKDEKNPVRTIYRIRILTLKKGLILIRVEGRSFLRSMVRNIVGSLVRVGLGQWKPEKILEVLEKRSRQEAAGTAPPHGLYLYKVLF from the coding sequence ATGAAACGATTTGCTATTGAATTTGCATACGATGGCACAAAGTTTTTTGGGTATCAAGGGCAACCTAATGTAAGGACAGTTCAGGGCGATTTGGAAGATGCTTTGGAAAGAATTTTTAAAGAGAGAATATATACTCAAGCTGCTGGAAGAACAGATGCGGGTGTTCATGCAAATGGTCAGGTTGCAGCTTTTAATTGTCCAATTGAAAGATTAACCGAAACAGATATAAAAAATGCCTTGAATGCGAATTTGCCTGATGATATTTATGTAAAAAAGGCTTGGGTAGTAGACAAGAGTTTTAATCCAAGATTTGCGGCGACTAAGAGAATTTATCATTATTTCATTAGCACTAATGAAAAGGATGTTTTCATGAGAAATTATGTTTGGAATTTTAGATATGATTTAGATATTGAAGCAATGAGAAAGGCTGCAAGTTTTTTAGAAGGCGAGCATGATTTTTCTTCATTTAAAAAAGGCAAAGATGAAAAAAATCCGGTTAGAACAATTTACAGAATAAGGATTTTGACTTTGAAAAAAGGTTTAATACTAATTAGAGTAGAAGGTAGATCTTTTTTAAGAAGTATGGTAAGAAATATAGTCGGAAGTCTTGTTAGGGTGGGATTAGGTCAATGGAAACCAGAAAAAATTTTGGAAGTCTTAGAGAAACGCTCAAGGCAAGAAGCGGCTGGTACCGCGCCACCACATGGATTGTACTTATACAAAGTCTTATTTTAA
- a CDS encoding TlyA family RNA methyltransferase yields MKKERLDVLLVERGLIESREKAKRIIMSGNVFVNEQLVDKPGKLVDVESKIRIKETEKYVSRGGYKIEGAWESFKFKIEERVACDIGASTGGFTDFLLQHGAKKVYCVDVGYNQLHWKLRSDDRVVVMEKTNARNLKLPEKVDLAVCDVSFISLKKIFPTIKEILKEDGEAVVLVKPQFEAGKEKVGKGGIVRDKSVHKEVLYDIIDSAKEVGLSPINIDFSKITGTDGNIEYFLHLLNIKKEVTLKIDEVIDRAWEELK; encoded by the coding sequence ATGAAGAAAGAACGTTTGGACGTTTTACTCGTTGAAAGAGGATTGATAGAATCAAGAGAAAAAGCCAAGAGAATTATAATGAGTGGTAATGTTTTTGTTAATGAACAATTGGTAGATAAACCGGGAAAGCTTGTTGATGTTGAGTCAAAAATAAGGATAAAAGAAACTGAAAAGTACGTTAGTAGGGGTGGCTATAAAATAGAAGGGGCATGGGAATCGTTTAAATTTAAAATTGAAGAAAGAGTAGCTTGTGACATAGGTGCATCCACGGGAGGGTTTACAGATTTTTTATTACAACATGGAGCTAAAAAGGTGTATTGCGTTGATGTTGGATATAATCAACTTCATTGGAAATTAAGAAGTGATGATAGAGTTGTCGTTATGGAAAAGACTAATGCAAGAAATTTAAAACTACCTGAAAAGGTAGATTTGGCGGTTTGTGATGTTTCATTTATTTCTTTGAAAAAAATTTTTCCAACGATAAAGGAAATATTAAAAGAGGATGGTGAAGCAGTAGTTCTTGTAAAGCCTCAATTTGAAGCGGGTAAAGAAAAAGTTGGAAAAGGTGGAATTGTTAGGGACAAAAGTGTACACAAAGAGGTTTTATATGATATTATTGATAGTGCAAAAGAAGTTGGTTTATCACCAATAAATATTGATTTTTCAAAAATAACAGGTACCGATGGTAATATAGAGTATTTTTTGCATTTGTTAAATATAAAGAAAGAAGTGACTCTGAAAATAGATGAAGTAATTGATAGAGCATGGGAGGAGTTGAAATGA